TGAAATAGAACAATCAAAAAAAGATTTACTGGTTTATGGTCCGCACCACAAGTTCGACAAGTTCGACAAAGCCATAATGAAAGCACTGAATGAAAATGCCAGGCAAAGTCTTGCAGACATTTCTAAAAAAGTTGGCCTTTCAAGGGATGCAATTCGGAATCGCATAACAAAGCTGATAAAGGACAAGGTTATCTCAAATTTCAAGCCAATCCTGAACCCTCCGGCCATGGGATTTCCAATAATAAACTATGTCTTTATTTCTTTACATAACCCGACGGAAAAAGAGGAAAAAAAATTCATTAGTTACATGAAAAGCCACAAAAATATAACTTATGTTGGAAGCATCATAGGAAAATGGGATTTCATCATAGATGTCATGGCTGAAAATCCGGGGAAATTCAACGACGTTATGAAGGAACTGAGGCAAAACTTTGCGGATCTGATAAAGGATTATGAAATTTACGGCGTGCTTGAAGAATACAAATATGAGGAGATAGCTGGGCTGCTGTCGTGATCATTTTCTCTTAAAGGTATAACAGCTGACGCCTATCCTTTTAATCCTCGAAGTGTGGTATTTCATGGTATTTTTCAGGGGGAAAGAAAATTTCTGCTCGGAAACAAGCTGAAAGCCATGCTGCTCTGCGAATTTCTGCAAGAATTCAGTGCTTTCACTTTTGTGAAGGCTATACACCACATCCGCAATCTCAAAGGCTTTTTCAAGAAAAATTCGGTCAGCGTGCCTCCTTTTCACGCCAAAAGGTGGATTCTGGAAAACCGTGTCAACTTTTGTCCTGAAATTCCTTATGTCGTCAAATATGACCTCAAACGGAAAATTTGCCAGGTCTTTCCGGGTTGTTTCAATGTTCTGCTTTAGGATGTCAATCACTCTCTCATCCTTTTCAACAAAATAAACTTTGCAGGCGCCAAGCAACCCACCGCCGATGCCGAGTATGCCAGGCCCGGCCCCAAGGTCCGCAACAACCTTTTCATCAACATGCCCGGCCATAAAAGCATTCCACAAAATAGTTGATGCAATTTCAGAATCAGTTTCATACTGCTCGTCGACAAATTTGGGCAATCTGAACTGGTGCAATTTGGACAGAAGAATCGCAATGCCTGATTTTGTCAATTTCATAACCATACTTAAGCCTTCCACTTTATAAAAAATTTGATTTCATTTTTTCAAACTATTTTTTCCGGCATACAAATCTTTTTAAATTAAGTGGCTGTGCTAGAACCGGGGGTGAAGGGACATTAGGATACTTATCAATCTTGCCAGACGAATCTTCCCATGGCAAACAGGCATTGACGAGGTCAGGAAAGAGCTGGACGAGCATCTTGTGACGCTGAATGAAAATACCAATGAGATGCAGGCAAATTATGAGTATTTGATGGAGCTTGATTCTAAGATACAAAAGCTCAATGAAAGAATAGATGAGCTGCATATGGTCATGAATCCTAATTTTAAAAAGGACAAAGCTGTTTGCGCATCACCGTTAACAAAGCTTGAACAAGAGGTTTTCCTGATCATTTTCACGACGACAGACACCCTCCTGACATACAAGGATATTGCCAACAGGACAGGACTGTCTGAAACAATGGTCGAAAAGTATGTCACAAGCCTGGTTGTCAAGGGCATACCTGTCATAAAGATTTACAGAAACACTAGGACATATCTTAGGCTGGATGAGAGATATAGGCTCCACCAGGCTAAAAATGACCTTCTGAAGCTTAATGAGGCCATAATCCAGCGAATGTTTTGATGAATTTGGCTCTGCTTACGCTATGACTCACTTTGTGACTTTTAACAATTTTTTTTCCTCGTCGGAAGTCATTTCTGACTTGCCCAATATCTTTTCAAACCACTTTTGATTATCCACGCACTTTCTATTGGTTTCCTAGTGCCTAAATGGAAAATATTGTTTTTTTAAAAATCCAAGCCTATTTTTGCTCCAACTCTCACTTTCCATATATGGAACTAAATTATTTATATATGATCCTTAAACTGTACATAATGCAAGTCCTTTTTTCTGTAATAACCACGACGCTTTGTAACATAATCCGAGAATCATGGAACATTTATAGATAGGGCAGATCTTGGTTCTATATTGTCTTGCTTGCGGATGATTTTTAATATATCTTCTTAATTAATTATAATATTGAAATTAATTAATTCCTGAGGATAAGCTCAAATACTATATAAAACCTATTATCACAATATCGACAATTGAAGATATAATTTCAATCAATATAATTTCTAAATATATTGTATGATTATTAGAAAGTATTATTATCCCTTCATTATTCTTGTATAATAACGAAAAAATTTCTATTTTGATAAAATAAGATTAAAGATTTTAATCAATAATTAAAATTTTTAAGAAATTAATCTATCCGTTAATGTCTTTGGCCTTCATTCCTTGGCTGATTTTCTCATTTTTAACTGTTTTTTGCAGCTCTCCAATATATTTGGCCGTAAAATCAAGGTTTGAGTTAATGCGATTTCTGGCCTTGTCAAATGCATTTTCCAGGGTACTACCATTTAGCTTATACCCGACGACAACTTTATTGTTACCACCAATAAAGCTGGTTTTAGATATGAAGTCAATTGCAAGC
The sequence above is drawn from the Candidatus Woesearchaeota archaeon genome and encodes:
- a CDS encoding methyltransferase — translated: MKLTKSGIAILLSKLHQFRLPKFVDEQYETDSEIASTILWNAFMAGHVDEKVVADLGAGPGILGIGGGLLGACKVYFVEKDERVIDILKQNIETTRKDLANFPFEVIFDDIRNFRTKVDTVFQNPPFGVKRRHADRIFLEKAFEIADVVYSLHKSESTEFLQKFAEQHGFQLVSEQKFSFPLKNTMKYHTSRIKRIGVSCYTFKRK
- a CDS encoding Lrp/AsnC family transcriptional regulator, which encodes MEKQSFPEIEQSKKDLLVYGPHHKFDKFDKAIMKALNENARQSLADISKKVGLSRDAIRNRITKLIKDKVISNFKPILNPPAMGFPIINYVFISLHNPTEKEEKKFISYMKSHKNITYVGSIIGKWDFIIDVMAENPGKFNDVMKELRQNFADLIKDYEIYGVLEEYKYEEIAGLLS